One Lemur catta isolate mLemCat1 chromosome 15, mLemCat1.pri, whole genome shotgun sequence genomic window carries:
- the ASGR1 gene encoding asialoglycoprotein receptor 1, with translation MTKEYQDLQHLDNEENDHHQLRKGPPPPRPLLRRLCSGFRLVLLSLGLSVLLLVVVCVIGSQNSQLQEELRALKETFSNFTVRVEAEVKGLSTQGGSVGRKMKSLESQLEKQQQDLKEDHSSLLLHVKQFVSDLRSLGCQMAALQGNGSERTCCPVNWVEHEGSCYWFSRSGKPWPEAEKYCQLESAYLVVVTSWEEQRFVQHHIGPVNTWMGLSDQNGPWKWVDGTDYETGFKNWRPEQPDDWYGHGLGGGEDCAHFTEDGRWNDDVCQRPYRWVCETQLGKASQEPPLP, from the exons ATGACAAAGGAGTACCAAGATCTTCAGCATCTGGACAATGAGGAGAATGACCATCACCAGCTCAGAAAAG GACCACCTCCTCCCCGACCCCTCCTGCGGCGTCTCTGCTCTGGATTCCGCCTCGTCCTGCTGTCCCTGGGCCTCAGCGTCCTGTTGCTGGTGGTTGTCTGTGTGATTGGATCCCAAA ACTCCCAGCTGCAGGAGGAGCTGCGGGCCCTGAAAGAGACATTCAGCAACTTCACAGTGAGAGTGGAGGCCGAGGTCAAGGGCCTGAGCACCCAGG GAGGCAGCGTGGGAAGAAAGATGAAGTCGCTGGAGTCCCAGCTGGAGAAACAGCAACAGGACTTGAAAGAAG ATCACTCCAGCTTGCTGCTCCACGTGAAGCAGTTTGTGTCCGACCTGCGAAGCCTGGGCTGTCAGATGGCGGCCCTCCAGGGCAATG GCTCCGAAAGGACCTGCTGCCCCGTCAACTGGGTGGAGCACGAGGGCAGCTGCTACTGGTTCTCTCGCTCCGGGAAGCCGTGGCCCGAGGCGGAGAAGTACTGCCAGCTGGAGAGCGCCTACCTGGTGGTGGTCACGtcctgggaggagcag aggTTCGTCCAGCACCACATAGGCCCCGTGAACACCTGGATGGGCCTCTCGGACCAAAATGGGCCCTGGAAGTGGGTGGACGGGACAGACTACGAGACAGGCTTCAA GAACTGGAGGCCCGAGCAGCCGGACGACTGGTACGGGCACGGGCTGGGGGGAGGCGAGGACTGTGCCCACTTCACCGAGGACGGCCGCTGGAACGACGACGTCTGCCAGAGGCCCTACCGGTGGGTCTGCGAGACCCAGCTGGGCAAGGCCAGCCAGGAGCCGCCTCTCCCCTAA